A window of Spirochaetia bacterium genomic DNA:
GACCTGCCTGTATTGCTGTATAACAATCCTGGCAGGACTGGTTACGGCATAAGCCAGGACTGTGTGGAATATCTGGCACATCACCAGAAAAACATCATAGGCATGAAGGACAGCAGCGGTAATCTGACAGAAACCATTGAGTTCATCCGCAGGAACCATGATGTGAATTTCAAGGTCATGTGCGGAAAAGACACTTTGATTTATTCAGGTCTTAGTGCTGGATGTGTAGGGGCAGTTTGCTGTACTGCAAATTTTCTTCCCAAGCTTGTCTGTTCCATCTATGATAAGTTCATGGCTGGAGATTCAAAGGGCTCCTTGGATGCCCAATGGAAATTGAATCCGATTCGTCTGCAGATGGATAAGAGCAGTTTCCCTGTTGCAACAAAGGACTATGCGAATCTTCTTGGTCTTGATGTGGGTGCACCTATATTGCCATGTAAACCTTCGACTTCCGCTCAGATGGATGGGTTGCGGCAGCAGCTGTGTAAGAGTGGTTACTTAGAATAACAGTCCATCATTTGTCTTTGATAGGCAAAGAAACTTCTTTGCAGGTCTTTTCCTGCAAAGAAGTTTTGAGTATATGGGACTGTGAGAAATTTGAGACGGTACTGTAAGGAATTGCAAAAAATCTGCAAAGGCATAGATATGTTTTTGTAGTTAATAGATAAAAAAATACCTTTTTAAAATTTTGTTATATATGACAGTACTATGAATCAAATATTGAAATTTAGATGCTTTATTTGTAATAACTTATTATAACTTTTATGAATTTTTGGATTAATTTGAATATTAATTAAATAGTATTGTCTAATTATTAATTTTAATATAATAATTTTATAAAAAATTTGACAGTATTATAAATTGGTGTATATAATCGAGTATATTTATAAATAGTTCATATTAAGGGAGGAATATGTGAAAATTCTGACGTGGCTTGACAAGCATATAGAATTGATTTTTCTAACTTGCTTTTTAATTATCATTACTTGCTTGACAACTATTAATATCGTTTTGCGTTATGTTTTTGACAGTGGAATTATTTGGAGTACTGAAATTTGCAAATACTGTTTGATTTATTCTGGCTTTTTCAGTATTGGATGGTGGCTCCGTTGGGATAAAAGCATTTTAGTTAATGTTGTAACTCAAAAATTACCTCAAAACTTTCAGTATATCTTTGAAATTGTTGCCAAAATAATAACGATTTATTTTTTGGCAATCTGCACCCGTGGTGCTATCAACGTACTCAAATCAGTCATAGCCAGTGGCGAAGTAAGCGGGACGCTTCAAATTTCCTTGGGATATCTTTACATGGCTCCTCTTATAGGCTTTTCCTGGGCTTTGTTTAGATCTGTTCAAAATTTCATTCTGACAATAAAAAAGAGAGTTGCCATATGTCAATAGGGATTTTTTTTCTGATTTTTTTTGTATTATTATTTATAGGAACTCCATTTGGGACTATTTTTGGTGGCTTGTCCGTTCTGCCGAGTATATTTGACCCTTCTTTTCCCTATACGGTAGAAGCTGCAATCAGAAGTATGGTCGGTGGCTTGGATAGCTTCACGTTGCTTGCTGTGCCTTTGTTTATGTTGTCAGGGTACATAATGGCAAAGGGTGGTATTTCTAAAAAGTTGTTTAACTTTTTTGCATACTTCATTGGTAATAAGACAGGTGGTCTTCCTTGTGCTGCGATTCTTACCTGCATGTTCTATGGAGCTATTTCAGGTTCTTCTCCTGCTACCGTGTCGGCAGTAGGGGCTATGACAATTCCTTTCTTGCTCAACCTTGGTTATGATGAAGTATTTGTCACCGCAATAGTCACTGTAGCCGGTGGGTTAGGTGTAATTATTCCCCCCAGTATTTCGTACATTGTTTTTGCCTCGGTTACGGGTACTTCTCCTGCAGCTTTGTTCTTGGCAGGTATCATTCCTGGCATTCTTGTTACCCTGTGCTTGATGTTTTGTGCAATCCTTTATTGCAAAAGACATGGAGAAGACAAGGTAAAACTACAGCAAAATTATCAAGAATTGCATACCAGCGGTTTTTGGGTCGTTTTTAAAGATAGCTTTTTTGCCTTGATGTGTCCAATAATTATTCTTGGTAGTATCTATGGTGGATTGGCTTCTCCTACCGAAGCAGCAACGATTTCAA
This region includes:
- a CDS encoding TRAP transporter small permease subunit — encoded protein: MKILTWLDKHIELIFLTCFLIIITCLTTINIVLRYVFDSGIIWSTEICKYCLIYSGFFSIGWWLRWDKSILVNVVTQKLPQNFQYIFEIVAKIITIYFLAICTRGAINVLKSVIASGEVSGTLQISLGYLYMAPLIGFSWALFRSVQNFILTIKKRVAICQ
- a CDS encoding dihydrodipicolinate synthase family protein; translation: MDTDFFKGIIVPILTPMTDDERIDAERLCRQVDFVIDGGVSGILLFGSNGEFYVMEESEIEQSLGLVVEHVAGRVPVYMGIGAIRTSKCVRLAKMAQGYGVNGISVLQPMFLKPSEDELRTHFATIAEAVSDLPVLLYNNPGRTGYGISQDCVEYLAHHQKNIIGMKDSSGNLTETIEFIRRNHDVNFKVMCGKDTLIYSGLSAGCVGAVCCTANFLPKLVCSIYDKFMAGDSKGSLDAQWKLNPIRLQMDKSSFPVATKDYANLLGLDVGAPILPCKPSTSAQMDGLRQQLCKSGYLE
- a CDS encoding TRAP transporter large permease — translated: MSIGIFFLIFFVLLFIGTPFGTIFGGLSVLPSIFDPSFPYTVEAAIRSMVGGLDSFTLLAVPLFMLSGYIMAKGGISKKLFNFFAYFIGNKTGGLPCAAILTCMFYGAISGSSPATVSAVGAMTIPFLLNLGYDEVFVTAIVTVAGGLGVIIPPSISYIVFASVTGTSPAALFLAGIIPGILVTLCLMFCAILYCKRHGEDKVKLQQNYQELHTSGFWVVFKDSFFALMCPIIILGSIYGGLASPTEAATISIVYALILCLFVYRTIKFKDLWNVFSEGVKSYITILFIIAAATAFGRVLTMLRFPQTISEMILGNISNKVAILLIMNVILLVFGMIMDNIPNIMVLTPILFPIATAIGVNPIHFGIIMTMNLAIGMVTPPMGINLFIANSMTNIPIASIAKKTVPFLISFLFALMIVTFVPQVSLALIK